From a region of the Salminus brasiliensis chromosome 4, fSalBra1.hap2, whole genome shotgun sequence genome:
- the LOC140553983 gene encoding calcium/manganese antiporter SLC30A10-like yields the protein MGRYTGKSCRLISMLGIMSLFFSAEIVAGYIGNSIALISDSFNMLSDIISLSVGLLATRVRRRNGSRRFTYGLARVEVVGALANAVFLAALCFSISVQALKRLVQPERIDNPVLVLIVGSVGLGINIVGLLIFQDCRWLCRRNRQQSPQEPNTDGETGYQSQIDLEEAESSEEEGQPLNIRGVLLHVLNDAMGSLVVVVTSTLFHVWPVKENAPCTWQCYVDPSLTLVMVAIVMFSGAPLVKEATCILLHMIPRDVNFTKVLEDVCRLPCVLSIHEAHMFQLTKGRFVATLHVRVTPELHSSQSGVIALHRQIREVFHKVRIHSVTIQLELGEGVLHDCRCSTPCLSRACLKNSCCHADVPALSVCKANLPLYSGELPANKYDESMLKEQKAQLSKMTCAAVTKF from the exons ATGGGTCGCTACACCGGGAAGAGCTGTCGCTTGATTTCCATGCTGGGGATCATGTCGCTGTTCTTTTCAGCAGAAATAGTTGCAGGATACATCGGGAACTCCATTGCACTCATCTCGGACTCCTTCAACATGCTGTCAGACATCATATCCCTCTCTGTGGGCTTGTTAGCCACCCGTGTCAGGCGACGTAACGGGTCAAGGCGCTTCACTTATGGCTTGGCCCGGGTTGAAGTCGTAGGTGCGCTTGCCAACGCAGTGTTCCTGGCCGCACTTTGCTTCTCCATCTCTGTGCAGGCACTGAAGCGACTCGTTCAGCCAGAGCGCATTGACAACCCAGTGCTGGTGCTGATCGTCGGCTCAGTAGGTCTGGGCATTAACATCGTGGGACTTCTTATCTTCCAAGATTGCCGGTGGCTGTGCAGGAGAAATAGACAGCAATCTCCGCAGGAACCAAACACAGATGGAGAAACAG GTTATCAATCACAGATAGATTTAGAAGAAGCTGAGTCAAGTGAGGAAGAAGGTCAACCACTCAATATTAGAG GAGTGTTACTACATGTGCTGAACGATGCCATGGGATCATTAGTGGTTGTGGTGACCTCGACTCTGTTTCATGTGTGGCCTGTGAAGGAGAATGCACCCTGTACCTGGCAGTGCTATGTGGACCCCAGCCTGACGCTGGTGATGGTGGCAATCGTCATGTTCTCTGGGGCTCCTTTGGTCAAAGAGGCCACGTGTATATTGCTGCACATGATCCCTCGCGACGTAAACTTCACCAAAGTCT TGGAGGATGTGTGCAGGCTCCCTTGTGTCCTCAGTATTCATGAGGCCCACATGTTCCAGCTCACGAAGGGTCGTTTCGTGGCCACCTTGCACGTCAGAGTGACACCCGAACTCCACAGCTCCCAATCTGGAGTCATAGCCCTCCACAGACAGATCAGAGAGGTCTTCCACAAGGTCCGGATCCACAGTGTGACCATTCAGTTGGAGTTAGGAGAAGGGGTCTTGCACGACTGCCGCTGCAGCACCCCCTGCCTGTCTCGGGCCTGTCTCAAAAACTCCTGCTGCCATGCTGATGTCCCAGCACTCTCAGTCTGTAAAGCAAACCTGCCTCTTTACTCAGGAGAACTCCCTGCAAACAAATATGATGAGAGTATGCTCAAAGAACAGAAGGCACAGCTGTCAAAGATGACGTGTGCTGCGGTCACAAAGTTTTAA